The following coding sequences lie in one Lolium perenne isolate Kyuss_39 chromosome 2, Kyuss_2.0, whole genome shotgun sequence genomic window:
- the LOC139835745 gene encoding uncharacterized protein: MARETFRPSFLFLSETKMKDKHAQNFMLSLGYSGFFGVSSVGLSGGLALFWLQPYTVQLKGLNSQCIDVGIKAENGDSWRASFVYGEPKREKWHEFWNFLRRLKTQGDGPWIVCGDFNEVLHNSEHFGSNDRSEAQMIQFRECLDDCGLVDLGFSGPIYTWSNKQDSDRNVQVLLDRAIGNGDFMHMFDDCHFENIITTTSDHFAISINLKKNADEARARPVQTGFHFEAAWLRSPEYKQVVEQAWTG, translated from the coding sequence ATGGCTCGTGAAACTTTCCGACCCTCCTTCCTTTTTCTTTCGGAGACGAAGATGAAGGACAAACATGCGCAGAATTTTATGTTGTCCCTCGGCTACTCAGGTTTCTTTGGAGTGAGTAGCGTGGGTCTCAGCGGGGGTTTGGCCCTATTTTGGTTGCAGCCCTACACCGTCCAGCTCAAAGGTTTAAACTCCCAATGTATTGATGTTGGCATCAAAGCTGAGAATGGTGACTCGTGGCGTGCTAGTTTTGTTTATGGTGAACCTAAAAGAGAGAAGTGGCATGAATTCTGGAATTTCTTGCGCCGGCTAAAAACACAAGGGGATGGTCCCTGGATCGTCTGTGGTGATTTTAATGAGGTTCTCCATAACAGTGAGCATTTTGGCTCTAATGACCGATCCGAGGCACAGATGATTCAGTTCAGAGAGTGTCTAGACGACTGTGGCCTAGTGGACTTGGGTTTCTCTGGACCTATCTACACATGGTCAAACAAGCAGGACTCGGATAGAAATGTGCAAGTCCTCCTTGATCGAGCGATAGGAAATGGTGATTTcatgcatatgtttgatgactGCCACTTCGAGAATATCATCACGACTACCTCTGATCATTTTGCTATCTCTATCAACCTGAAGAAGAACGCAGATGAAGCTCGGGCGCGTCCAGTTCAGACGGGTTTTCATTTTGAGGCAGCCTGGCTACGGTCTCCGGAGTATAAGCAGGTGGTCGAGCAGGCCTGGACTGGttga
- the LOC127329199 gene encoding uncharacterized mitochondrial protein AtMg00310-like: MWKRVNCLSDRPLSRAGNEIFLKAVIQAIPAYIMSFFQVPVANCESFRRSLADHWWGRENGKKKMHWRSWEWLTAGKDLGGLGFQDFVVFNQAMLARQCWRLLTEPNSLCARFLKGRYFPNCELLEAPKPHSSSCTWRSILFGMELLKEGIQWGIGNGQRTKLLSDNWIPGIRPFMLSPRIAIPVGATVSFLIDEDQGGWDVDRVRAAFEDVIAEKILQVPISKRGGEDFISWPSTKFGTYTVKSG, encoded by the coding sequence ATGTGGAAGAGAGTTAACTGTCTGTCTGATAGACCGTTATCACGTGCCGGCAACGAAATCTTCCTGAAAGCAGTAATCCAAGCTATCCCCGCATATATTATGAGCTTCTTCCAAGTGCCTGTGGCTAACTGTGAGTCGTTTCGGCGGTCTTTGGCCGATCATTGGTGGggcagagagaatgggaagaagaaAATGCACTGGCGATCATGGGAATGGCTGACGGCAGGGAAGGATCTTGGTGGCCTCGGCTTTCAAGATTTTGTTGTCTTCAACCAAGCAATGCTTGCTCGGCAGTGTTGGAGGTTGTTGACGGAGCCCAACTCTCTCTGTGCTCGGTTTCTTAAAGGCAGATACTTTCCCAACTGTGAACTGTTGGAAGCTCCGAAGCCACATTCATcttcttgtacatggaggagtatCTTGTTTGGGATGGAACTGCTCAAGGAGGGGATCCAGTGGGGAATTGGTAATGGACAAAGGACCAAACTTCTATCTGATAACTGGATACCAGGCATACGTCCTTTTATGCTCAGTCCACGCATTGCTATACCAGTGGGTGCGACAGTGAGCTTTTTGATCGATGAGGATCAAGGCGGATGGGATGTGGACCGTGTTCGTGCTGCTTTTGAGGATGTCATAGCTGAAAAGATTCTACAGGTGCCGATCAGCAAACGGGGCGGGGAGGACTTCATATCATGGCCATCAACAAAATTTGGTACCTATACTGTGAAGTCTGGCTAA